One region of Kytococcus sedentarius DSM 20547 genomic DNA includes:
- a CDS encoding transposase codes for MPQKYSPDFKARALKLIEERVRAEQCSGWVACIAVGEALGGISPHTLRNWWKQDRIDQGEAPGLSTAEAEEITKLRRENLELRRANEILRKASAFFAAELDRPTTR; via the coding sequence CCAGAAGTACAGCCCCGATTTCAAGGCTCGTGCCCTGAAGCTCATCGAAGAACGCGTCCGTGCCGAGCAGTGCTCTGGCTGGGTTGCCTGCATCGCCGTCGGCGAAGCTCTCGGCGGGATCTCACCCCACACGCTGCGGAACTGGTGGAAGCAGGACCGCATCGACCAAGGTGAGGCTCCAGGGTTGAGCACCGCTGAGGCCGAGGAGATCACCAAGCTGCGCAGGGAGAACCTCGAGCTGCGACGCGCGAACGAGATCCTGCGCAAGGCGTCGGCTTTTTTCGCAGCGGAGCTCGACCGCCCCACGACGAGATGA